The genomic DNA CAATCTTTATTCTCTGATATCATTGCTTTTAGCtcctccatatatatatatatacatatattcaatTGATGGTGTTTCTGTTTTGCCTAGATTCTTGATTTGGGCATGCtataattcatatatattttaacaaaTGAACCAAGATTATCTTTTCAGACAATGTTATTATGTTCTTTTTGAGTTTTTGATCTGTTTTTTATGTTGGGTTTTACTTTTAAAGATTTATAGTTGATTGAAAATTTGATTGTAAGAGAATAAAATAGTTGTGAGAATAACTTCTTAGGCTTGGGAGGATTACTTTAGCTTTTTTTTAGGGTGGAACAAATTGTCGTTTTTAACATTATTCTTGAAATTGTGCGGATCGTGTAGTTCTTGAATCTAGATGGCATAATTACACTTGTTATGACTTCAAATGCGAAGCACCCAAAGCCATAGCTTTTAATTACTTAATGTGCTTCATACACTGTAGTTATCTCCGTATTTTATTTTACCCTTATACTTCATGTTGTTTGGTTTTTCAAATGTCTACAAGCATACTCGTGCTTATTCTATCTATTTTATCAAGGTTATTCCTGGTCTTAAGGGGTATGTAGGTATAATTCCGTGGTTGGTGGATTTATATAAACTAGAAATGAAAGTATCTTACCTATAAAACAGGAAGACGGTAATTCTTTGTGCATCGATATGTTGGTGGTTATGTGAAATTCTATTGTCTTTCTTCTGCCTGCAATCTATTACCTGATTAATCATAGATGTTTCGTGTATAATGCATTGGTAAGTTAAAGGTTACTGCAGTGAGTTTTTTGTGTTTAGAATTACTAAGAAGATGGTATGGTACTATGGTTTAGTTTATTGTGCTTGTCCTAACTTAGCAAATATTCCTTCTCCGACATTGGACTTTCAATTTAGTACTGCTTCATTTCTATTAGTTCACCAGaatgaattttgtgcaaaaaGCGAAGATGTTTACGCTAGGAAGATAAATTCAAGAAGGGCACATAGCACTCCTTGTCTTCTGTAGTTATCAGAGGGGTCCTGTTTGGTCTGAAAGAATGATTTGGGTTTTCAAGGGTGTTACCACTGTTAGCATTAAGGTCTGCTTTTGTCTAGTGTTTCATTTTTGAATCCTTGACTATGAGAGACAAATATATGCGGTATGTACATGTTCTTGTATGTTGCAGTGTATTTGATTTATTGTGACATGTACTAGACTCTGAAAATCGGGGGGCACTATAAAAATCTTAACATGTACTATATCTTAATGTATATGTTTAATGTTTCTTCATGTATAGGATTTATTTATAATGCACAAAATATATGTTTTACATAAACTTTATAAAGTGATTTATTTATGGTCGTTTAAATATCTCGTACTGTGAAGTATGCCATTGTGGCAGGAAACTTTACATGGTCTTTATAAACTGCATAAAAAATTGAGAGTCTGATCTGAGGCTTTTATGTAGTTAATTCTATACTGTTAGCCATCATTACATATGTGTTTGTAACTTAATCAGAAATGCATCTTTTACCTGTTGATACTTGGCATGATTATTGTTACATAATTAATTCGTAGCATGTGTGTTATTCACATGAAACAATTTTAAGCTGGTATCCTGTCTTCACTGAAACAGTTTCATGGCTAGTAAAGGTGCTGAACCTGTTAATGAGCAAGcagttgccaccatatatggCAACATGAGGGCTGACATCAACCAAGTGTACTCAAAGATTACTGAACTAGAGATGGAGGTGAGTGAACATTCATTGGTAATCAATGCCATAAAGCCTCTCGATCAATCTCGCCGGTGTTACCGCATGATTGGTGGTGTGCTGGTTGAGAGAACCATCAAAGAAGTCTTGCCAGCTGTGCAACACAACAAAGAGGGGCTTGAGATGGTGATAGCTCGGCTTAACGAGGCCttggaaaagaaaaagaaggaaatTGCTGACTTCGAGGCTAAATACAAGATTAGGATAAAAAAAGGTGATGAAGTGAAAGATGATGGCAGCAAGAAGGAAGGCTCTGCACAAGGAGTCCTTGTTGGTCCAGCAGGTGCAGCTGAACAGAACTAGTCTTGTTCATATGTAATGTCTTTATGGTATTTGTTCAACCTAGTCATACAGACCCTGTGGTCTGTAATAGGATTTTGTTACTATATTAATTTGCTTCAAGGATTTTAGATGTATGATTGCCCTGTCCAATATTTCAATCCCCTTATACGGGTTTTATAAACTTAGTGGCTGAAAACATCATTACTTAGAGGAAGTGCAATTATTTGAATTTTGCTAGTCAGTTTTTTTGCAAATTCCTTTCAGAATAGTTGAAGGTTGCAAGTGGAGGTTTTGCGATGTAATGTTTACGTGCTGGCCAGTGGGGGCTTGGCTTAAGTATTGTTAAACTGAAAAGCGTGAGGATTAAAATGACCAGAGCTGAAATTGTTCTTGGATTAGTTTGGTTACAGAACAGTTAAGCTGATTTCTGAAATACCACTTACATAATTTTAGAGGGGATACTATGAATCTATGATGCTACCTTCGTTAGTTACCTAGTGAATTAGAACACCAAGCCAGAGCTATCACCAACTACCAAATCAAATCATTCAGAATTATCAGGTGTTATTTTCCTGAAAACCACTCTGACTAGAGTCTAGAGGAAAACAATGAATAGCACCCGTAACACTTCTTTTTTATTGTTTCTTTGCATGGCTGTGAGTGCAGGTGCATTTCGTAATCTGAGTGAAGCAAGCACTCCACAAAACCATCACCAAGAAGATGTACAAGATCGCGGTTGGATATGGCCATGGTTATGGTTTTGCAGTCCTTTTTACCCATTCCCTCCTAATGCCCCACCACCGGTTCATCATTCTCCATCACACACACTGCCGGTTCATCATTTTCCAGCACACTCTCCACCTCTTTATCATTCTCCAGCACACCCTCCACCTTTTTATTATTCTCCAGCTTCAACCTCTTTATCATTCTCCACCATCACCCAaaaaattctctccacctccacCAGTCCACAACAAGACCAACTGTGTTCTTTCCGTAGCCGTAATTCTATTGGACAGCCTTGTTGCAATAGGATCAGACAACTCTCACAACCTCGTTTTCTTCGGGCGCTGATGGATGAGCCATCCTACTATAACAGAGTCATTAAATATTGTTCCTAGGATCATTACCATGCAAACATGTAATTACATAATTCAGTAGCTATTGAATCATGTTTTCTACAACCACAAACTTATACAGTTTTATTGCAATGAACTATAGCCTAGGAATTTATTTATGATACCATGcgtatttattttaaataaatgtCTAGTTCCTTTCTATTTTTCTTGATATGCAAATTATAATATTTTCCAATAATAAAGGACAGATACTACAATTACAATAAAATAGAAAAGGATTATTTTCCTATTTTCTCAGGTGTTCTCCATCTTTTGGCGCCATCATTTCTCCATGTAATAAAGAAGATGGAAGCTATGGGCAGAAATGGTGTCTCTGCCGTGTTGCCACCAACAGCCCATCAGCAAAATCCGTCTCCGGTGTTTGCATTAAGAAAAGGAATATGGAACATATTGTCCAAATGGAATGCCCTTCAGATGGCAGTGGAGAACAAATGGGGAGGCTCAGATTCTCTTGACAAATCCCACCAACTTGCTTCTGATATCGAATCTTGGTTTTCAAAATCGAAAGGTACAATTTTTCGATATGCATTCTTTCATTTTCTTGGTAATTTTCTTTACCATCCATCCAATTCACATGATAGATTTGGTTGTACATGGAATTTAGCATTTTTAAAATTTCATAACTTTATAAGTCTGTTCTTACTATTGATATTTATTATATGCTAGTTTTATATTTCAAATTAAGGGGGTTGAGATATTTTTGTGGTTTTTGTAAGTGAATAATAACAAAAAGGTGCAGTGTTTTTGTTGGTTTGTGATCAGCAGAACCTCAATCGGTTGAAGATTTAGAGAGTTTGTTACATGAGAGCTTGTTACTGACTTTCAACACAGAGATTGAAGATGGAAGCATTGAAGaggtataattttatttttattatttgcCTAATGTGTCTGGTTCTCGACTTTCTCCTTTACGGAATAAACATTGTGGGTGTCATTTGGCTAATAGGCCTTATTTATTCAGTATTAATTTGATCGTATTATCTGCGTTTCTCTCGCTGGGTTTCAGCTTTTTATTGCAGAAGCTGGAATCTCTGCTTAGTTTGAAGTCCTTTGCATAAGAACTTGAGCTTTTGTGACAACAAAGCTTGAACTTTTTTGCAATGTGAATTCCTTGTTTCACAAGGGTTTGAGCTTTCAATTCATTCTTAGTAAAAAACCCGATATTTAGATTCTTTCTTAAAAGCCTAAGGAAATTTAAATTTACAAAATGGCTATTGATTTCTTTCTGTTATAGACAATCTTCCATTATGATACCTCCTTTTTGTTGTTATTAACAAAACATGTTTACAATGCATAAAACTAGAGATGTGCATAAAATACCTTCGTGTTTGAAGCGGGTTGCACAATCACAATATCTGCTTTAACGGTCAAAATTGATGAGTCTGGGTAGTGGAGTCATTTTGTGAATAGACGTACATACCTTGTTGAATTTCTACGGTATTCTTTAATTTATGGCAAGTTAATATTTGAAGAAGCTACCAGAGGTTTCTGGTTGCAGTCGCGAGCTACAAGAGTAGTTTGAAGTGACCTTGCTGCCGTATGAAAAACATTCATTTGGTTGTCATGATTTGATCCTTTCCCGCGGTTTTAATAAACTTTACTAGTACAAATATTTCTCACATGCACTTCTGCAACTGAAGCAGGTGGCAGAACAGTTGATGAGTCTGCACGAGGACGTGCAAGGGAATCACCAGTGCTATATTAACAAACTGATATTCGGCTCCAGATAAGCCCCCCCCCAATTGAAAGGCCACACCACTCAAGGTATTACAATCGCCCTGTCACTTACTTATAAATGTGAGATATCAGTTATATAGGTGCCTTTGGCATTATCGTATAGCATGAGTTTTTGTCGATGCATATCTGTACTTTTTCATTATCTGAACGCTGCAAAAAAGTTAATTAGGTTCTTTTTTATTTCATACGGTGCTACCAAGAACAAGTTTATTATTACTGGGAAGCACAAGTCGATGCCTTATCAGCTGATTTGCTAGCTGAAGACGACAATTTTGGGAGCTATTTACTTTGATGAAGTACTCTGCTAGCAGCTGTTTCTTATGCAGATGAAGCTAGCATAATTAAGCCTCTTCCATTCATATCATATTTGTTCTGTAGTCTTCTCGATCTAATATGGAGAATCATGATAAATTTTCTCCCAGCTCACTTATATATAGCTAATTCCCCCCTATTCACAGACATTTGTTTATCGATTTTTCGTTAGCAATTGAAAGTGGAACTGCATAAATTACCATAACATCATAAATGTGAATTCCAATTGAAACTCCGAACTTCATAAAGATTAAAGAATGTAAATTGTCAGGAAAGATAGTTTCTACTCATGCCTGGGAGCAATTTATAAAGCACAAGTCTTAACTGGCGatttgtaattataaaattagacaCTAATATAGCCTACTACATTCGAATCACAAGATTAGTCCACTTATATTATCGAACACCTATAATATTCTAATCAAACTAAAATGTATTTAAGAATGTAACATTCATCTCTGACTATAAACATTATCAGGAACTTCATAACTTTAAGTTCACCAGATGTCACCATGGATATCTGATTCTACTTAAACCTCTTTATCAGGTGGTGGCTCTGATCTTTCTATTAGCCAGCACGCTTGTGAATAATAAATATCACCAAACATCCAGTTTAAAAGCACCATAACAACAGCGTCATAGTATATGTCTTCTCGATGGTATATTAGTAGAAGATAGAAAACAGTTATGTTCATATAGATAAGCAAACAAATTTCAAAAACCAGAAAAAGCCACAATCCAACTATCCAAATTTTGTTCAGTGATAGTGATATGCCAGGCCTGCAAAGCATGAGAACATGAAAGTAAAGAGCATAAACAAATGCCATAACGAGACAACTAAAATCAATAACTAGAAACTTGGAAAGTCGTAATTTGCAATGTTATCAGAACTTATATGATTATTAAGAAGCACCAATTTACATTCAAAACAATTAACGGATGATTTTGGCTCCAATTTGTGCAGCACAGTACTATCCTCGTATCCCCTCCTCTGAGCAAAAAATAACAAACTACAGTAATAAACAAcaataaataaaatgaaaatgcTTTCATTGGATCAGTGAGATATGGGAATCGGAGAGAAAACGAAATACAGGCTTGTCAATTACAGTGGAGGCAGACCAAATGCTTTCATAATTCAAAAGGCAAATGCTAAGATTGAGTATACCGCTTTTAATCAGTTTAATGATGTAGCTTTTGGTTATAATTGTTGTGCTAGGCATTATTATTTGGCTTGAACTTGCTGCCCCTTGTACTAAAAACCAGATTCATTTTAGTTATTAGATCAGGAGACTCAAGTTGTCAGAGATGTTGGCAGAATTTGGTTCTACAGAGTACTGGCGAACGGTTGTAGCAGAAAATATTTCAGGAACCAACTATTTTTTAGAATCCTGGGAATCTATGTCAATAACATGAATAGTAGTACTAAATTAAATCCATGATTTAATCAAAAAATAAATGCAACAATAGACAGATCAGAAGTATCTAATAATATAAAGAAAGACGATTTTATCATTAATGAACAGCATTGAACAAGTTATGATTACATGAAGAGTATGCCCCAGGCTGATTTAGTACAACAATGAACAAAATATAAGCACACGATGATTAAACTCCACTTACTTATCCTTTGCTCTGATTAAGAAACAACAAAACTACATCAATAAACAAGTGAAAAACTACATAACAAATTAACTTGCCGCAAAATTATATCCTCTGCTCTAAACTTACATACATAACTCTCTTCTCAGGAGACAAAAACCCTAGCAATTCTTCGCAGCAACTCTAAAAGATACTATTCTATAGCTAAAAGATTATCGATTATAATGCAGAAATCGAGAATCATCTATTTCTCGGAAGACAGACTATGATCACCATGATAAAGTTGCAATTGCAGGCGCAGGGTgatgatctttgaatttcagtgACACCCCTTTCTTCATGTTAATAACAAGGACTATGTTTGTAGGTTTCTCCTGATCCATCAAAAGTTGTTTTTTCTTGTCTTTCTTTTCTTTGTGTTTCTTCATCCTTGTGATTTCTTCTACTTTGTCGTCATCAAATATGTTGTTCCCCAGCTGCACTGCCAAGTCCGCCAACATACTTAGAGATGCTGCATTGCCTGGATGTTCATTGCTGATTCGCGTTTCGTTATTGCCTCCGATCATCATCGTATTCATTATCTTCTTGAAGCAAAAACAGTTGAGAAAACCTAGGTTATGTATACAAATACAAAGTTCAGTTGATAGAATGTGTTGTGTTTATATAGGGATATCTATGTGCTTGAGAGCCACGGGACCCGACTTCCTACCCTCGCTAGGAAAGGCAACCTATGAGTACAGGTTGTTTCTGCGAAACACCTGAGCCAACatctaattttttatttttacatcTTTAAGAATAAATTAGCTTAATAGCCTGTGCCGAGGctgtatatatattgatatattatttCAAACGAATTTGCATCTAtacaaaaatattttttgaatacGATAAATGATTTTTTTAACTTTTCATTGAATGGAATTTTTTTTATCACCGATCCCCGCCGGAACGGGGATTCTCGCGTGAATGCATAAAATGCAGGGAATAATTAAAAAAAcaattttatatttttagtatattttttaaataaaaaacaGTCTACTAATTCGTTATATATAAAAACATTAATTATATCtcatatttttaatatcaaatcatattaaaatttatttgtaatgtaaatgaatgacaaattaaaaatatatattatatcataatGTAAAAAAGTTGATCAATAAAattatagattattttaaaattattataagtttttaaatactcattttataaaaaattatttaaaaaaaaatatataaaaatatataaaaaattatcGGGGTTGACTAAGAGAATTTTTAAATGTGAAGTGAGTGAAAACAAATATGAAGTgatgatatttttaaaattttataataaaactacaaaaattaaataaaaaggagacacgtaaataataatataaactaatattttatttactcaaaaattaaaataataaaaaaaaatttgtTAAAAAAAGGACGTAGCTCatctaataatttttttaatgtaAACTCAAGAATATATATAACACAATGGTATTTTGAGTAGGAGATTTGGGGTTTAGTAGATATAACAATATAcctatttttaataaaaattgtGTGAGTAATAgcatttttataattttccaaCATAAAAGGGCAATATTGTAATTTTACCGCTATTAAAATGTCTTAATTTATCCCTAATCCTCTTTTATTATATAGAAGGAGCTATAATATAAGCTAAACTacgaaaattaaaaaaaaacggtgttaaataaataatgtaaagtagagatgtcattctacttgtagagaagtccaaggCATGTAGAGATgtagacatatcgacaagtcaaaactgcatgtagagaagtgaatgtcgacaagtcaaattgcatgtagaGAATGGGAGATGTCGAAaagtcaaaactgcatgtagagatgtggagatgtcgacaagtcaaaactgcaCGTAGAGGAGtgaagatatcaacaagtcaaaactgcatgtagagaagtAGAGAAATCGACAAGATAAActgcatatagagaactagagatatcgaaaGTCATTCTACATATCGACATGAGACATCCCTACACAGTAATGAAGATCTCGATAACAGCTCAAAATTACAGAATATAACcaacttgaagattcaagattatccaTCAACAAACCATTTTATCGCTAAAATGGAAAGTATAAAAATGCAGCTTGAGGAGTGCAAAATAAAGGACCAGGATaaactggacaaaggagggtcacataCCTAAAAGATTATATGCAGATTTACtgtaattaaaatataaataaacaaattagctttagaaaatgtgttagtctattttagtgcaattCCTGTAAATTATGCATGTTGTTCTATAAAACATTTCCTTTGTTTAGGAGTAACAAAAATAGATCCAGAATCTTCgattctctcaagagaagtagcCGAGTTCTTGTtattcaagaacaaatttttgtaGCACAACCAATTTGATTTAATAGAAATCAAGGGAGTTTTGATAATTGCTTGTGTCTTTTACATCGTGTTATTTATCACTATAAATTTATATCTAGCTATTTAAGTTTCAGAGCCAAAGCACAACTCGATTTTTCAAGATAGTAAAAAttaagaaaatcaagaaaacacattcaccccctatgtgttgcacttcatacctaacaagtggtatcacaGCAAAATCTGTAAGCAAACAtattagatcttggaagtatgagtgcacagaaACTTAACAATATCAAGATTCATGTCTTTGACAAAGCGAACTATACCCTatgaaagaaaaagatgatgttgttcatcaggatgaCTATTCCACTATATTTTGAAATTCTCAAGCATtgacccttcattcctatggtgaGGGTACCTGAAGCAAttgatggtgatatggtcatttcTGGTCACTTTGCTCCTAAAAATTCATCTGCATATACTAACCAGAAAAATAGAAAGTTTCACTTGACAATAGCTTGCAACTCATTCTCATTGAATCTCTTGATAAtataatgtacaacaacattatcaactgtaagTCAGCCAAGCAGATATGGAAAAAGATAAAAATTATGTGTAAAGGTACTGAAGAA from Apium graveolens cultivar Ventura chromosome 5, ASM990537v1, whole genome shotgun sequence includes the following:
- the LOC141659247 gene encoding uncharacterized protein LOC141659247 isoform X2; amino-acid sequence: MSHPTITESLNIVPRIITMQTCVLHLLAPSFLHVIKKMEAMGRNGVSAVLPPTAHQQNPSPVFALRKGIWNILSKWNALQMAVENKWGGSDSLDKSHQLASDIESWFSKSKEPQSVEDLESLLHESLLLTFNTEIEDGSIEEVAEQLMSLHEDVQGNHQCYINKLIFGSR
- the LOC141659248 gene encoding prefoldin subunit 2-like isoform X1 — its product is MRDKYMRFMASKGAEPVNEQAVATIYGNMRADINQVYSKITELEMEVSEHSLVINAIKPLDQSRRCYRMIGGVLVERTIKEVLPAVQHNKEGLEMVIARLNEALEKKKKEIADFEAKYKIRIKKGDEVKDDGSKKEGSAQGVLVGPAGAAEQN
- the LOC141659247 gene encoding uncharacterized protein LOC141659247 isoform X1, with the protein product MSHPTITESLNIVPRIITMQTCVLHLLAPSFLHVIKKMEAMGRNGVSAVLPPTAHQQNPSPVFALRKGIWNILSKWNALQMAVENKWGGSDSLDKSHQLASDIESWFSKSKAEPQSVEDLESLLHESLLLTFNTEIEDGSIEEVAEQLMSLHEDVQGNHQCYINKLIFGSR
- the LOC141659248 gene encoding prefoldin subunit 2-like isoform X2, which translates into the protein MASKGAEPVNEQAVATIYGNMRADINQVYSKITELEMEVSEHSLVINAIKPLDQSRRCYRMIGGVLVERTIKEVLPAVQHNKEGLEMVIARLNEALEKKKKEIADFEAKYKIRIKKGDEVKDDGSKKEGSAQGVLVGPAGAAEQN